A window of the Burkholderia sp. 9120 genome harbors these coding sequences:
- a CDS encoding ogr/Delta-like zinc finger family protein, translated as MTQMKIDCPCCGGEIDARHTEGLSTTLRRMYFVCEDCGYRTPAGFEILFSLSASSRPREGVSLEVRPSPMLRGAVNARTTMNREDRP; from the coding sequence ATGACACAAATGAAGATCGACTGCCCATGCTGCGGCGGCGAAATTGACGCGCGCCATACGGAAGGTCTGTCAACAACGCTGCGGCGCATGTACTTCGTCTGCGAAGACTGCGGCTATCGCACACCGGCGGGCTTCGAGATTCTTTTCTCACTGTCGGCGTCTTCCCGGCCGCGGGAAGGCGTGTCCCTTGAAGTTCGACCGTCGCCGATGCTGCGGGGCGCGGTGAACGCGCGCACGACGATGAATCGGGAGGATCGGCCGTGA
- a CDS encoding MDR family MFS transporter: MAEPGAAVPATPSTAPAATAPHAEERASVSDWIAVAAGALGALMATLDISITNSALPQIQGEIGATGTEGTWISTGYLMSEIVMIPLAAWLTRVFGLRNFLLTNSVLFIGFSMMCGWSHTLPMMIVGRIGQGFAGGAMIPTAQTIIRTRLPLSQMPVGMTVFGLTVLLGPLFGPVVGGWLAENISWSWCFFINLPVCIALMTLLIVGLPSDRPHWEAFMKADWIGIVGLAIGLSSLTVVLENGQRERWFESSMIVTLTCVSLFGMLLIAASQMTAKKPIVRLSLMLNPNYASVIVIVSAVGAALYGVSYLLPQFLGVVAGYNAEQAGAIMLLSGLPAFLIMPVLPKLLSKFDFRVLVITGLTLYAISCMIDIDLTAQSVGHDFVWSQLIRGTAQMLAMMPLNQASMAAVSREDSGDAAGLYNMARNLGGSIGLAIIGTVIDRRTTFHAATIRESVSANSLIGQETLAANAANWFTHTGDMAYSQMRALGQLGAQIQVQATVMTYSETFYLLGIALLACIPLALLLKTPRRNAPLPSSAGH; encoded by the coding sequence ATGGCTGAGCCGGGCGCCGCAGTGCCCGCCACGCCCTCCACAGCCCCTGCAGCCACCGCGCCGCATGCCGAGGAACGCGCCAGCGTCAGCGACTGGATCGCTGTTGCCGCCGGCGCGCTCGGCGCGTTGATGGCCACGCTCGACATTTCGATCACGAACTCCGCGCTGCCGCAGATCCAGGGTGAAATCGGCGCCACCGGCACCGAAGGCACGTGGATTTCAACCGGCTATCTGATGTCGGAAATCGTGATGATTCCGCTCGCCGCGTGGCTCACGCGCGTGTTCGGCTTGCGCAATTTTCTGCTGACCAACTCGGTGCTGTTCATCGGCTTTTCGATGATGTGCGGCTGGTCGCACACGTTGCCGATGATGATCGTCGGCCGCATCGGGCAGGGCTTCGCCGGCGGGGCGATGATCCCGACGGCGCAGACCATCATCCGCACGCGGCTGCCGCTTTCGCAGATGCCGGTGGGCATGACCGTGTTCGGCCTGACCGTGTTGCTCGGGCCGCTGTTTGGCCCGGTGGTTGGCGGTTGGCTCGCTGAGAACATTAGCTGGAGCTGGTGCTTCTTTATCAATCTGCCGGTCTGTATTGCGCTGATGACCTTGCTGATCGTCGGCCTGCCGTCGGACCGGCCGCATTGGGAAGCGTTTATGAAGGCGGACTGGATCGGTATCGTCGGATTGGCGATCGGCCTCAGTTCGCTTACCGTGGTGCTGGAAAACGGTCAACGCGAGCGCTGGTTCGAATCGTCGATGATCGTGACGCTCACCTGTGTGTCGCTGTTCGGCATGCTCCTGATCGCCGCCTCGCAAATGACCGCGAAAAAACCGATCGTGCGGTTGAGCTTGATGCTCAACCCGAACTACGCCAGCGTGATCGTGATCGTCTCCGCGGTCGGCGCGGCGCTGTATGGCGTGTCGTATCTGCTGCCGCAGTTTCTCGGCGTGGTGGCGGGTTACAACGCCGAGCAGGCCGGCGCGATCATGCTGCTGTCCGGGTTACCCGCCTTCCTGATCATGCCGGTGCTGCCGAAGCTATTAAGCAAATTCGATTTTCGGGTACTGGTGATCACCGGGCTGACGTTATACGCGATCAGTTGCATGATCGACATCGACCTGACCGCGCAGAGCGTCGGCCACGATTTCGTGTGGTCGCAACTGATTCGCGGCACGGCGCAGATGCTCGCGATGATGCCGCTCAATCAGGCGTCGATGGCGGCCGTGTCGCGTGAAGATTCGGGCGACGCCGCCGGGCTCTACAACATGGCGCGCAATCTCGGCGGGTCGATTGGCCTGGCGATTATCGGCACCGTGATCGACCGGCGCACGACATTTCATGCCGCCACGATCCGCGAGTCGGTCAGCGCCAATTCGCTGATCGGTCAGGAGACGCTGGCGGCCAACGCGGCGAACTGGTTCACCCATACGGGGGATATGGCGTACTCGCAGATGCGTGCGCTCGGCCAGCTCGGTGCGCAGATCCAGGTCCAGGCCACCGTGATGACTTACTCGGAAACCTTCTATCTGCTCGGTATCGCGTTGCTTGCCTGCATTCCGCTCGCGCTGCTGTTGAAAACGCCGCGCAGGAATGCGCCGCTGCCTTCGTCCGCTGGACACTAA
- a CDS encoding ribonuclease has protein sequence MMRAWAFSYILALSAILGGCGKDGSRNATPDAGASASQAPVQPGQSASDTAAASGAQARSTPVTVTKAQLPGEAAETLRLIKAGGPYPFGEDGVLFRNSAVLLPLHPRGYYHAYTVRTPGSADRGQRRIVCGGSRRQIGDCYYTDDYYASFKRIAE, from the coding sequence GTGATGCGAGCGTGGGCTTTCTCCTACATCCTCGCCTTGAGCGCGATCCTCGGCGGATGCGGCAAGGACGGATCGCGAAACGCTACTCCGGATGCGGGTGCATCCGCGAGTCAGGCGCCGGTTCAGCCTGGGCAATCCGCGAGCGACACAGCCGCCGCGTCGGGCGCCCAGGCGCGGAGCACGCCAGTCACGGTCACCAAGGCGCAATTGCCGGGGGAAGCCGCCGAAACATTGCGTTTGATCAAAGCGGGCGGTCCCTACCCTTTTGGCGAGGATGGGGTCCTGTTTCGTAACAGCGCGGTATTACTGCCGCTGCATCCGCGCGGCTATTACCACGCATACACAGTTCGCACGCCTGGCTCGGCGGACCGCGGGCAGCGACGCATCGTGTGCGGTGGATCGCGCAGGCAGATCGGCGACTGCTATTACACCGACGATTACTACGCCAGTTTCAAACGCATTGCAGAATGA
- a CDS encoding replication endonuclease codes for MWVYANAIGTELPKLPAMQKARKRLPYKWYRRAYRKAEGAGRESARKRGAAHLFDMNAADRSMAAFVDEHAPDSMPVRPDASDYEICMKARTLANNFVLRALGLDANQALVVAARTCAAYGVVLPNFDEPAQQVLRVKCELWWRRQLRRLHIRSLEHSNIRLHYVHYKAEPYASDEAVRRRIAQNRRNAATLESVTLENELGHRFTLAELAAKSISNKALKRGELMTRLRGCEDLAIAAHFEGVMFTLTCPSRFHAIRQLGDGTRFIPNKKYNGASARDGQVYLRKVWARIRAQLKREGVTYFGMRVAEPHHDATPHWHGLIFSDNVDRVCAVMRAHGLRDSGNEAGAQARRVKFERIDGAKGSAVGYIAKYIAKNIDGHAVGDHKTQEGYIVQADMWGEDEITPSQRVEAWAALWGIRQFQQFGGAPVGVWRELRRVKVEDLPAAEESPAIVAAWHAAQKTETHKADWAEYARAMGGIAGEERLIYVKRTTQHREGRYGIAPVKVPHGVAATGVAYIVDGMCAYSKETEIFVPATRFEWRKVQRSGEAASTRTRVNNCTRSVWPGVADPAVHLKRSFEVSVCEERDGAKWDQWNL; via the coding sequence ATGTGGGTCTATGCAAACGCCATTGGGACGGAGTTGCCAAAGCTGCCGGCCATGCAGAAGGCGCGTAAGCGTTTGCCGTACAAGTGGTATCGCCGTGCATATCGGAAGGCCGAGGGCGCAGGTCGTGAGAGTGCCCGCAAGCGTGGCGCGGCGCATCTGTTTGACATGAACGCGGCCGATCGCAGCATGGCCGCGTTTGTAGACGAACACGCCCCGGACTCGATGCCGGTTCGCCCTGACGCATCCGATTACGAAATCTGCATGAAGGCGCGCACGCTCGCCAATAATTTTGTGCTTCGGGCGCTCGGACTCGACGCCAATCAAGCGCTTGTCGTCGCGGCTCGCACCTGTGCCGCTTACGGTGTCGTGCTGCCGAATTTCGACGAGCCGGCGCAACAGGTCCTTCGCGTGAAGTGCGAATTGTGGTGGCGCCGCCAGTTACGACGGCTGCATATCCGTTCGCTGGAACATTCGAACATCCGCCTGCACTACGTCCACTACAAAGCCGAGCCATACGCGAGCGATGAAGCGGTGCGCCGGCGCATCGCGCAGAACCGGCGCAACGCGGCCACTCTCGAATCCGTCACGCTGGAAAACGAACTCGGCCACCGTTTCACGCTCGCCGAACTTGCGGCAAAGAGCATTTCCAACAAGGCACTGAAACGCGGCGAGCTGATGACGCGTTTGCGCGGCTGTGAAGACCTTGCAATCGCGGCGCACTTCGAAGGTGTGATGTTCACGCTCACTTGCCCGAGCCGCTTTCACGCGATCCGCCAATTGGGCGACGGCACGCGGTTCATTCCGAACAAGAAATACAACGGTGCATCGGCGCGCGACGGGCAGGTGTATTTGCGCAAAGTGTGGGCGCGGATTCGTGCGCAGCTCAAACGCGAAGGCGTGACCTACTTCGGGATGCGTGTGGCGGAGCCGCACCACGACGCTACACCGCATTGGCATGGCCTGATTTTCTCGGACAACGTCGATCGCGTGTGCGCGGTGATGCGCGCTCACGGTCTGCGCGACTCGGGCAACGAAGCCGGCGCGCAGGCTCGGCGCGTGAAGTTTGAGCGCATCGACGGCGCGAAGGGCTCGGCGGTCGGCTACATCGCGAAGTACATCGCCAAGAACATTGACGGCCACGCGGTCGGCGACCACAAAACACAAGAGGGCTACATCGTGCAGGCGGATATGTGGGGCGAAGACGAAATCACACCGTCGCAGCGCGTCGAAGCGTGGGCGGCGCTGTGGGGCATCCGCCAGTTTCAGCAGTTTGGCGGTGCGCCTGTTGGCGTGTGGCGTGAGTTGAGACGCGTGAAGGTCGAAGACCTGCCAGCCGCCGAGGAATCGCCGGCAATTGTCGCCGCGTGGCATGCAGCACAGAAAACCGAAACTCACAAGGCAGATTGGGCGGAATACGCGCGAGCAATGGGCGGCATCGCCGGCGAAGAACGCTTGATTTACGTCAAGCGCACTACGCAGCATCGCGAAGGCCGTTACGGTATCGCGCCGGTCAAAGTACCCCACGGCGTCGCCGCAACGGGCGTCGCGTACATCGTCGACGGCATGTGCGCGTATTCGAAGGAGACAGAGATTTTTGTTCCGGCAACTCGCTTTGAGTGGCGGAAGGTTCAGCGCAGCGGCGAAGCCGCGAGCACTCGGACTCGTGTCAATAACTGTACGCGCAGCGTTTGGCCAGGGGTGGCCGATCCGGCTGTGCATTTGAAGCGCAGCTTCGAAGTCAGCGTCTGCGAGGAAAGGGATGGCGCGAAGTGGGACCAATGGAACCTGTAG
- a CDS encoding ogr/Delta-like zinc finger family protein, translating into MRFTIACPHCGARGIARAMEKKSETDWEIDFQCDDVTCGHTYRTKLEMFPPELPIPKRPRRCNGELHF; encoded by the coding sequence GTGAGATTCACGATCGCTTGCCCGCACTGCGGCGCTCGCGGTATCGCGCGAGCGATGGAAAAGAAGTCCGAGACGGACTGGGAGATTGACTTCCAATGCGATGACGTGACATGCGGCCATACGTATCGTACGAAGCTCGAAATGTTTCCGCCCGAGTTGCCGATACCGAAACGGCCGCGGCGATGCAACGGTGAATTGCATTTTTGA
- a CDS encoding branched-chain amino acid ABC transporter substrate-binding protein, with translation MRRLATIAVAAVAAGFTLSANAQVVVTIGHSAPLTGPQSPNGKDNENGARLAIEELNKTGVTVAGQKVTFKLDSEDDQADPKIGVQVAQKLVDSGVVAVVGPYNSGVAIPASRVFNAGGVPMLPVASNPALTKQGFKNIFRIGASDEQLGGTMGQFAAKTLKAKTAAVIDDRTAYGQGVAEQFIKVAKANGIQIVDQEFTNSAATDFLGILTTIKARNPDVIFFGGYAAQGAPMAKQMRQRGLRAKLLGGDGICSADMGKVAGDAASIVYCAQGGIALDKTAAGREFLQKYKAAYNTDTQVYAVSYYDGVKLLADAMVKAGTTTDKAKLIAQLARENYKGVAGTYSFDEYGDLKGAPTTVYVIKNGLPVPYGQ, from the coding sequence ATGCGCCGTCTCGCAACAATCGCGGTTGCTGCCGTGGCCGCTGGATTTACGCTGTCCGCCAACGCGCAGGTCGTCGTCACCATCGGTCACTCGGCTCCGCTTACCGGACCGCAGTCACCGAACGGCAAGGACAACGAGAACGGCGCACGTCTCGCGATCGAAGAGCTGAACAAAACGGGCGTCACGGTTGCCGGTCAGAAAGTCACGTTCAAACTCGATTCGGAAGACGACCAGGCTGATCCAAAAATCGGCGTGCAGGTCGCCCAGAAGCTGGTCGACAGCGGAGTCGTCGCGGTTGTCGGACCGTACAACTCGGGCGTCGCTATTCCTGCGTCACGCGTCTTCAATGCCGGTGGTGTGCCGATGCTGCCGGTCGCGTCCAACCCTGCCCTGACGAAACAAGGCTTCAAGAACATTTTCCGTATCGGTGCTAGCGATGAACAACTCGGCGGAACAATGGGGCAGTTCGCGGCGAAGACGCTGAAAGCCAAAACTGCGGCGGTAATCGATGACCGCACGGCGTATGGTCAGGGCGTCGCCGAACAGTTCATCAAGGTGGCCAAGGCAAACGGCATCCAGATTGTCGATCAGGAGTTCACCAACTCCGCGGCGACCGATTTTCTCGGCATTCTCACCACCATCAAGGCCAGGAATCCCGACGTGATTTTCTTCGGCGGTTACGCGGCACAGGGCGCGCCGATGGCGAAGCAGATGCGCCAGCGCGGCCTCCGGGCGAAGCTGCTTGGCGGCGATGGTATCTGCTCGGCGGACATGGGCAAGGTGGCGGGCGATGCAGCTTCAATCGTGTATTGCGCGCAGGGCGGCATTGCGCTCGACAAGACGGCGGCCGGCCGCGAGTTCCTGCAGAAATACAAGGCCGCCTACAACACCGATACGCAGGTCTACGCTGTCAGTTACTACGACGGCGTGAAGTTGCTGGCTGATGCCATGGTGAAGGCGGGCACGACGACCGACAAGGCGAAACTCATCGCTCAACTGGCCAGGGAAAACTACAAGGGCGTTGCCGGCACCTACTCGTTCGACGAATACGGCGACCTCAAGGGCGCACCGACCACCGTGTATGTGATCAAGAACGGTCTGCCGGTTCCGTACGGCCAGTAA
- a CDS encoding glucose 1-dehydrogenase produces MSDSIDGVRLRFDQREFSSMKLKNRVAIITGAQRGIGYAIARRYLDEGAHVVLADVNDARDQLPGLNGAQGTASFVRTDVSIDAQVRALVSKTLELHGRVDILVNNAGIEFAKTVVTTTEDEWDQLMAVNLKGVFLCSRAVIPVMQQQGSGVIINVASELGLVGEAGVAAYCASKGGVVMLSKAMAIDHGPQGIRVNCLCPGPVTTQLLEDVFASSDDPDGMRRTFENQTVLKRLGRPEDIAAAAAFLASDDAAFMAGSDLVVDGGWTAR; encoded by the coding sequence TTGAGCGATTCGATTGATGGGGTACGCTTGCGTTTTGACCAGCGTGAGTTTTCATCGATGAAACTGAAAAACAGAGTCGCCATCATCACCGGCGCGCAACGCGGCATCGGCTATGCGATCGCGAGACGTTACCTCGACGAAGGCGCACACGTCGTGCTCGCGGATGTGAACGATGCTCGTGACCAGTTGCCGGGTTTGAACGGCGCGCAAGGCACTGCCAGCTTTGTGAGGACGGACGTGAGCATCGATGCGCAGGTCCGTGCGCTGGTCAGCAAGACGCTCGAGTTGCATGGCCGTGTCGATATCCTCGTCAATAACGCGGGCATCGAATTTGCCAAGACCGTTGTGACAACAACGGAAGACGAGTGGGACCAACTGATGGCGGTCAATCTCAAGGGTGTCTTTCTCTGCTCGCGCGCTGTGATTCCCGTCATGCAGCAGCAAGGCAGCGGCGTGATCATCAACGTGGCGTCCGAACTGGGGCTCGTCGGCGAGGCGGGCGTCGCGGCCTACTGTGCGTCGAAGGGCGGGGTCGTCATGCTAAGCAAGGCGATGGCTATCGACCATGGGCCGCAGGGTATCCGGGTAAATTGCCTGTGCCCGGGGCCGGTCACGACGCAATTGCTCGAAGACGTTTTTGCCAGCAGCGACGATCCCGACGGTATGCGTCGAACCTTCGAAAATCAGACGGTACTGAAGCGCCTTGGGCGACCGGAAGACATCGCGGCCGCCGCCGCGTTTCTCGCTTCCGACGACGCCGCTTTTATGGCGGGAAGCGATCTGGTGGTCGATGGGGGATGGACTGCGCGGTAG
- a CDS encoding glutathione S-transferase N-terminal domain-containing protein yields MLMKALRVGLGQLIVLGDALSRPRPQRRSVQGQAAVKKEAARLSLYQFHACPFCVKTRRALHRLNVPMTLHDVKNDSAQRENLLTGGGKIKVPCLHIQEEDQSRWLYDSKAIIAYLEQRFAGIV; encoded by the coding sequence ATGTTGATGAAAGCCCTGCGTGTCGGTCTCGGCCAGCTAATCGTGCTCGGCGACGCCCTTAGCCGCCCGCGGCCGCAACGCCGTTCGGTACAAGGTCAGGCCGCAGTGAAAAAGGAAGCGGCGCGACTGTCGCTGTATCAGTTTCATGCGTGCCCTTTCTGCGTCAAGACGCGACGTGCCCTGCATCGTCTGAACGTACCGATGACTCTGCACGACGTGAAAAACGATTCCGCGCAACGGGAGAATTTGCTGACAGGCGGCGGCAAGATCAAGGTGCCGTGCCTGCATATTCAGGAAGAAGACCAGTCGCGCTGGCTTTACGATTCCAAGGCGATCATCGCGTATCTGGAGCAACGCTTCGCCGGGATCGTCTGA
- a CDS encoding efflux transporter outer membrane subunit yields the protein MMSNRLTCFALAAVTLLSVLPGCTVGPDYHGAPPVAQDARSSATFVRTPAAGTTAAPASNQWWLAFNDPQLNDLIAAAFAHNPDVDAAKARLRESRAQLQQQRANELPKLSGDAAALRMREPDVSALSSSSGGSSGSSGRGPLQLYTAGFDATWEIDLFGGTRRAIEAASADAEAVDADLADTRVSLAAEVAQAYIDLRDQQARLALAQRQAETEQKSLTLTQQRRARGTAADVDVERLTTQVENTRGTLTPLDAQVTDSLDRLAVLTGRAPGALDAQLADVRPLPALPATVAIGDPSTMLQQRPDIRAAERRLASSNAQIGEHVADFFPKVTLLGDIGFSAGDPGHLVRKSNFSWIGAPYLQWNALDFGRTLGSVHAAEASRDEAEARYTKAVLGALQDANSSLSRYGHQREHVVTLQKVEASASHSAVLMRQRYSAGVSTLIDLLDTQREEFTAQQNVVAGQAELLKDFVSLQKSLGIGWEAQRG from the coding sequence ATGATGTCCAACCGTCTGACGTGTTTCGCACTCGCCGCCGTTACGTTGCTGTCCGTCTTACCGGGCTGCACCGTCGGCCCGGATTATCACGGTGCGCCGCCGGTCGCGCAGGACGCCCGTAGCAGCGCTACTTTCGTGCGCACGCCGGCTGCCGGCACCACGGCGGCGCCCGCGTCGAACCAGTGGTGGCTGGCCTTCAACGACCCGCAACTGAACGACCTGATCGCCGCCGCGTTCGCGCACAATCCCGATGTCGATGCCGCGAAAGCGCGACTGCGGGAATCGCGCGCGCAATTGCAGCAGCAACGGGCGAACGAATTGCCGAAACTCTCCGGCGATGCGGCGGCGCTGCGCATGCGTGAGCCCGACGTGAGCGCGCTGAGCTCGTCGAGCGGAGGCAGCTCGGGTTCGTCGGGAAGAGGGCCGTTGCAGCTTTATACGGCCGGCTTCGACGCCACGTGGGAAATCGATCTGTTCGGCGGCACGCGGCGCGCGATCGAAGCGGCCTCCGCGGATGCCGAAGCGGTCGACGCCGATCTCGCGGACACGCGCGTGTCGCTCGCGGCGGAAGTGGCGCAGGCGTACATCGATCTGCGCGACCAGCAGGCGCGGCTCGCACTGGCGCAGCGTCAGGCGGAAACCGAGCAGAAAAGTTTGACGTTGACGCAGCAGCGCAGGGCGCGCGGCACGGCGGCGGACGTCGACGTCGAACGTCTGACCACGCAGGTGGAAAACACGCGCGGCACGCTGACGCCGCTCGACGCGCAAGTGACCGATTCGCTCGATCGCCTCGCCGTGCTGACCGGCCGTGCGCCTGGCGCGCTGGACGCGCAACTTGCCGACGTGCGGCCATTGCCGGCGCTGCCCGCTACGGTGGCGATCGGCGATCCATCGACGATGTTGCAGCAGCGGCCCGATATTCGCGCGGCCGAGCGACGGCTCGCGTCGAGCAATGCGCAGATCGGCGAACACGTCGCGGATTTTTTCCCGAAGGTGACGCTGCTCGGCGATATCGGTTTCAGTGCGGGCGATCCTGGGCACCTCGTGCGCAAGAGTAATTTCAGTTGGATCGGTGCGCCGTATCTGCAATGGAATGCGCTCGATTTCGGGCGTACCTTGGGTAGCGTGCATGCGGCCGAAGCCTCGCGCGACGAAGCCGAGGCGCGTTATACGAAGGCCGTGCTCGGCGCGTTGCAGGATGCGAATTCATCGCTGTCGCGCTATGGGCATCAGCGTGAGCACGTTGTGACGTTGCAGAAGGTGGAGGCGTCCGCGAGTCACTCGGCCGTGTTGATGCGGCAGCGGTATTCGGCGGGCGTGTCGACGTTGATCGATCTGCTGGATACGCAGCGGGAAGAATTTACCGCGCAGCAGAATGTGGTGGCGGGGCAGGCGGAGTTGCTGAAGGACTTTGTTTCGCTGCAGAAGAGTCTTGGGATTGGGTGGGAGGCACAGCGGGGCTAG
- a CDS encoding substrate-binding domain-containing protein produces MNAKLKRISLSTFLAGSFCTFAASIQAADIKVMSDSPLEPALTKVVDLYRQQTHNQVRLVFDPSPAVKKRIEDGEAADVVIVQPDFADNLTKSGKVSAGDRPIIAHVGVGLGNRKDSPAYDISTVEKLRNTLLGADLLVFNSVKSGQAFANTLEQLGIAETLKSKIVRTTPNGIFEPVLKGNGNDMVAGTIPLIATTPGIKLLGPLPGDLQSTLAYTAVLMTNTSQRDAAEGFIAFLASPEAKEMFAANGAK; encoded by the coding sequence ATGAACGCAAAACTTAAACGCATCAGCTTGAGCACCTTTCTGGCTGGCTCATTCTGTACGTTCGCTGCATCAATTCAAGCAGCAGACATTAAGGTCATGAGCGACAGCCCCCTCGAACCCGCCTTGACCAAGGTCGTCGATCTTTATCGCCAGCAGACACATAACCAGGTCAGGCTGGTGTTCGATCCATCGCCGGCTGTGAAGAAAAGGATTGAAGACGGCGAAGCGGCCGACGTTGTTATCGTTCAGCCGGACTTCGCTGACAATCTTACGAAATCGGGCAAGGTGAGTGCCGGGGACAGACCGATAATCGCGCATGTTGGCGTCGGCCTCGGTAACCGCAAGGACAGTCCAGCGTACGACATTTCAACTGTTGAGAAACTCAGGAACACGTTGCTCGGTGCGGACCTCCTCGTCTTTAACAGTGTTAAATCAGGACAAGCCTTTGCGAACACCCTTGAGCAGCTGGGAATTGCAGAAACACTCAAGTCGAAAATTGTGCGCACGACTCCCAATGGGATTTTTGAACCCGTGTTAAAGGGCAACGGCAACGACATGGTCGCAGGTACGATACCGCTCATCGCGACTACACCCGGCATAAAGCTCCTCGGCCCGCTCCCGGGTGATCTCCAGAGCACGCTCGCGTACACCGCCGTTCTTATGACGAACACCTCACAACGTGATGCAGCCGAAGGCTTCATCGCGTTCCTGGCTTCACCCGAGGCGAAGGAGATGTTCGCCGCGAACGGTGCAAAGTGA
- the lhpH gene encoding trans-3-hydroxy-L-proline dehydratase, translating into MKISRTLSTVEVHTGGEAFRIVTSGLPRLPGDTIVKRRAWLKENADDIRRALMFEPRGHADMYGGYLTEPVSPNADFGIIFLHNEGYSDHCGHGVIALSTAAVELGWVQRQIPETRVGIDAPCGFIEAFVQWDGEHAGNVRFVNVPSFIWKKDVTVDTPSFGKVTGDIAFGGAFYFYTDGQPHGLEVRESSVEELIRFGAEVKAAANAAFPVEHPHIPEINHIYGTIIANAPRHAGSTQANCCVFADREVDRSPTGSGTGGRVAQLYLRGRLGKDETLVNESIIGTVFKGRVLSETTVGDFKAVIPEVEGNAFVCGFANWIVDERDPLTYGFLVR; encoded by the coding sequence ATGAAAATTTCCCGCACCCTCTCGACTGTCGAAGTCCACACCGGCGGCGAAGCCTTTCGCATCGTCACCAGCGGTCTGCCGCGGCTGCCTGGCGACACGATCGTCAAGCGGCGCGCATGGTTGAAAGAGAACGCCGACGACATTCGCCGCGCGCTGATGTTCGAACCGCGCGGCCATGCCGACATGTACGGCGGGTATCTGACGGAACCGGTTAGCCCGAATGCCGACTTCGGGATCATCTTCCTTCACAACGAAGGCTACAGCGACCACTGCGGCCACGGTGTCATTGCGCTTTCAACCGCGGCGGTCGAGTTGGGCTGGGTACAGCGTCAGATACCCGAAACACGGGTGGGAATCGACGCGCCGTGCGGGTTCATCGAAGCGTTCGTGCAGTGGGATGGCGAGCATGCGGGCAACGTACGCTTCGTCAACGTGCCGTCGTTCATCTGGAAAAAAGACGTCACGGTTGACACGCCGTCGTTTGGGAAGGTGACGGGCGATATTGCGTTCGGTGGCGCGTTCTACTTCTACACCGATGGCCAACCGCACGGACTCGAAGTTCGCGAGTCGTCGGTGGAAGAACTGATCCGCTTCGGTGCCGAGGTGAAGGCGGCCGCCAACGCCGCGTTCCCTGTCGAGCATCCACATATCCCGGAGATCAATCATATCTACGGGACCATCATCGCCAACGCACCCCGACATGCCGGTTCGACCCAGGCGAATTGCTGCGTTTTCGCGGACCGTGAAGTGGATCGCTCGCCCACCGGGTCCGGTACGGGTGGCCGTGTTGCCCAGCTCTATCTGCGTGGCCGGTTGGGAAAGGATGAGACGCTTGTCAATGAATCCATCATCGGTACTGTGTTCAAAGGCCGCGTGCTGAGCGAGACGACTGTTGGTGATTTCAAGGCTGTCATTCCCGAAGTCGAAGGCAACGCTTTCGTGTGCGGCTTCGCAAACTGGATTGTTGATGAGCGAGACCCGCTCACATACGGGTTCCTTGTTCGGTAG
- a CDS encoding helix-turn-helix domain-containing protein, with translation MKGTVDYLDDAKRCLKVESDYALAKALNIRASTISGYRAGRSHFDETTALKIAVTCGIEPMEVIAAAAYERAKSPDVQSIWMGAWEKFSTGFRWLALPANACGAWIPQV, from the coding sequence ATGAAAGGAACAGTTGACTATCTGGACGACGCCAAGCGTTGTCTCAAGGTCGAATCTGACTACGCGCTGGCGAAAGCGCTGAACATTCGCGCTTCGACGATCAGTGGCTACCGCGCAGGCCGCAGCCACTTCGACGAAACCACTGCCCTGAAAATCGCTGTGACTTGCGGTATCGAACCGATGGAAGTTATCGCGGCGGCAGCTTACGAACGCGCGAAATCGCCCGATGTCCAGTCGATCTGGATGGGCGCTTGGGAAAAATTTTCCACGGGTTTTCGGTGGCTGGCGCTACCCGCTAACGCTTGTGGGGCTTGGATCCCGCAGGTGTAA